A genomic stretch from Streptomyces sp. QL37 includes:
- a CDS encoding glycoside hydrolase family 2 TIM barrel-domain containing protein: protein MQHSSSPHQPTDPPRSVSRRRLLEGGAAGFGALALSALPAALPTGSAARADSAPAAVNPPANGYPEWNNNIAVFEVGSEPPHTTLMPYADVSQALACDRTRSPWRLDLDGTWKFAYADRPDDRDPDFHRTDLDDRSWDTIPVPSCWQLHGYDFPIYSNITYPWSGANGLGEDARPPFAPTRYNPVGQYRRTFTVPREWEGRQVFLQFEGVKSAHYVWINGKPVGYREDSYTTAEYDITPHLVRGRNQIAVEVYRYSDGDWMEDQDMIRLSGIFRSVHLFSTPAVHLRDFKLDTPLSDGYKAAGLSVTASVRAYGDAPGEGEYTVETQLYDADGHAVWSRPLRQSADLGSAPAGQDVTVRSAKDVPKPELWSAEHPNLYTAVLRLRDPAGRVTETLSHRVGFREFAIADGLMRINGKPVSLRGTNRHEMHPDRGMALTRADMVADIEIIKRLNMNSVRTSHYPNNPLWLELADEYGLYLVAETNLETHGIRETYPGDHPDWTEACVARARNMVHRDKNHACAVIWSLGNEAGTGSAFVAMHDWIRSYDPTRVIQYEGDDRPGISDIRSEMYTKPADVERRARDTTDTRPFVLIEYSHGMGNSNGNFRKYWDIIRRFDVLQGGWIWDFADQALTWPTPARRLFTEAGPGAVSGETLAPSGTFDRDKGVSGGTVFARDAGLDITGSLTLEAWVTPKVTGSHQPILAKGDTQYALKQTDGNLEFFIHSGGRWTTASWTLPEDWTGTEHHIAGVFDAEKATLTLYVDGETRATRAAPQPPASSNAPLALATDGENPTREFSGTIRRARVYARALSAAEIASGSRRPGDDGVRFWFDAATVALEERRPTERTFLAYGGDWGDNPNDGNFSGDGIVTADRGHTGKATEIKRIHQAIDVTADDAPAGRFTLSNEYLFTNLREFNGGWALVADGVVVQRGKLTRAQLDIAPLARKTVTVPFTLPDGPAPGTEYFLQLSFTTKESTKWAKAGFEVAGQQLAVDGGSPAVTPRPLDSVRPLRHQDGDGSVTVTGEDFSVTVDKSSGVITSYETGGDRLIASGPAPNFWRAPTDNDIGNGQPASNGTWRYAGSGRKVTGVQVRALGDRAVEITVSGTLPTSTESTCTTTYTVFGNGEIKVDNTLHPGAAGLPYIPEVGTLLLLPGRLRHVRYYGRGPDENYWDRDNGTDVGLHTFTVPGKRTPYLRPQENGNRTDVRWVALTDGSGKGLLASGEPLIEFNASHFTPEDLSAGIRHDYQLTPRDEVVLRLNHRQMGVGGDDSWGAHTHDEYKLFADQDYSYTYRLRPLSGPDDAMEASRRPTSTEPDA, encoded by the coding sequence ATGCAGCACTCGTCTTCCCCCCACCAGCCGACCGACCCGCCCCGGAGCGTCAGCCGTCGCAGGCTCCTGGAGGGCGGAGCCGCCGGCTTCGGCGCGCTCGCCCTCTCCGCCCTCCCCGCGGCCCTGCCCACCGGATCCGCCGCACGCGCCGACTCCGCCCCCGCCGCCGTGAACCCGCCGGCCAACGGCTACCCGGAGTGGAACAACAACATCGCGGTCTTCGAAGTCGGTTCGGAACCGCCCCACACCACGCTCATGCCGTACGCGGACGTGTCACAGGCCCTGGCCTGTGACCGGACACGCTCCCCATGGCGGCTCGACCTCGACGGCACGTGGAAGTTCGCCTACGCCGACCGCCCCGACGACCGTGACCCCGACTTCCACCGGACCGACCTCGACGACCGCTCCTGGGACACCATCCCCGTCCCGTCCTGCTGGCAGCTGCACGGCTACGACTTCCCGATCTACTCCAACATCACGTACCCCTGGTCGGGCGCCAACGGCCTGGGCGAGGACGCCCGGCCGCCGTTCGCACCCACCCGCTACAACCCCGTCGGCCAGTACCGCCGCACCTTCACCGTCCCCCGGGAGTGGGAGGGGCGGCAGGTCTTCCTGCAGTTCGAGGGGGTGAAGTCCGCACACTACGTATGGATCAACGGCAAGCCGGTGGGCTACCGCGAGGACTCCTACACCACCGCCGAATACGACATCACCCCGCACCTGGTGCGGGGCCGCAACCAGATCGCGGTGGAGGTCTACCGCTACTCCGACGGCGACTGGATGGAGGACCAGGACATGATCCGGCTGAGCGGGATCTTCCGCTCGGTCCACCTCTTCTCCACCCCCGCCGTCCACCTGCGGGACTTCAAGCTCGACACCCCGCTCAGCGACGGCTACAAGGCCGCCGGACTGTCCGTCACCGCCTCCGTACGCGCCTACGGCGACGCCCCCGGGGAGGGCGAGTACACCGTCGAGACCCAGCTCTACGACGCCGACGGACACGCTGTCTGGTCCCGCCCGCTGCGGCAGTCCGCCGACCTCGGCTCGGCCCCTGCCGGACAGGACGTGACCGTACGGTCGGCCAAGGACGTGCCGAAGCCGGAACTCTGGTCCGCCGAGCACCCGAACCTCTACACGGCCGTGCTGCGACTGCGTGACCCGGCGGGCAGGGTGACCGAGACGCTGTCGCACCGGGTGGGCTTCCGGGAGTTCGCGATCGCGGACGGGCTGATGCGCATCAACGGCAAGCCCGTCTCCCTGCGCGGCACGAACCGGCACGAGATGCACCCCGACCGGGGCATGGCCCTGACCCGCGCGGACATGGTCGCGGACATCGAGATCATCAAGCGGCTGAACATGAACAGCGTCCGCACCTCCCACTACCCGAACAACCCGCTGTGGCTGGAGCTCGCCGACGAGTACGGGCTGTACCTCGTGGCCGAGACCAACCTGGAGACCCACGGCATCCGCGAGACCTACCCCGGGGACCACCCCGACTGGACCGAGGCGTGCGTGGCGCGCGCCAGGAACATGGTCCACCGCGACAAGAACCACGCCTGTGCCGTCATCTGGTCGCTCGGCAACGAGGCCGGCACCGGCTCGGCGTTCGTCGCCATGCACGACTGGATCCGTTCGTACGACCCCACCCGTGTCATCCAGTACGAGGGCGACGACCGGCCCGGGATCAGCGACATCCGCTCGGAGATGTACACCAAGCCCGCCGACGTCGAGCGGCGCGCCCGGGACACCACCGACACCCGGCCCTTCGTCCTGATCGAGTACTCCCACGGGATGGGCAACTCGAACGGCAACTTCAGGAAGTACTGGGACATCATCCGCCGCTTCGACGTCCTCCAGGGCGGCTGGATCTGGGACTTCGCGGACCAGGCACTCACCTGGCCCACGCCGGCACGCAGACTGTTCACGGAAGCCGGGCCCGGCGCGGTGAGCGGGGAGACCCTCGCCCCCAGCGGCACCTTCGACCGGGACAAGGGCGTGTCCGGGGGCACGGTCTTCGCCCGTGACGCAGGCCTCGACATCACCGGTTCCCTGACCCTGGAGGCCTGGGTCACACCGAAGGTGACCGGCTCTCATCAGCCCATCCTCGCCAAGGGCGACACCCAGTACGCGCTGAAGCAGACGGACGGCAACCTGGAGTTCTTCATCCACTCCGGCGGCCGGTGGACCACCGCGAGCTGGACGCTGCCGGAGGACTGGACGGGCACCGAGCACCACATCGCGGGTGTCTTCGACGCCGAGAAGGCCACACTGACCCTCTACGTCGACGGCGAGACCAGGGCCACCAGGGCCGCGCCCCAACCGCCCGCCAGCAGCAACGCACCGCTGGCGCTCGCCACCGACGGGGAGAACCCGACCCGTGAGTTCAGCGGCACGATCAGGCGGGCGCGCGTCTACGCCCGTGCCCTGAGCGCCGCCGAGATCGCGTCCGGCTCCCGGCGCCCCGGCGACGACGGCGTGCGCTTCTGGTTCGACGCCGCCACCGTCGCCCTCGAGGAACGCAGGCCCACCGAGCGGACGTTCCTCGCCTACGGCGGTGACTGGGGCGACAACCCCAACGACGGAAACTTCTCCGGCGACGGAATCGTCACCGCCGACCGCGGGCACACCGGCAAGGCCACGGAGATCAAGCGGATCCACCAGGCGATCGACGTGACGGCGGACGACGCTCCCGCCGGACGGTTCACCCTGAGCAACGAATACCTCTTCACCAACCTGCGGGAATTCAACGGAGGCTGGGCCCTGGTCGCCGACGGCGTGGTCGTGCAGCGCGGAAAGCTCACCCGCGCCCAGCTGGACATCGCCCCCCTGGCTCGCAAGACCGTCACCGTCCCCTTCACGCTCCCCGACGGCCCGGCGCCGGGCACGGAGTACTTCCTCCAGCTGTCGTTCACCACCAAGGAGTCCACGAAGTGGGCGAAGGCCGGTTTCGAGGTGGCCGGGCAGCAGCTCGCCGTCGACGGCGGCAGCCCGGCGGTGACGCCCCGGCCGCTCGACTCCGTACGGCCGCTGCGCCACCAGGACGGTGACGGCTCCGTGACGGTGACCGGGGAGGACTTCTCCGTCACCGTCGACAAGAGCAGCGGTGTCATCACCTCCTACGAGACGGGCGGAGACCGGCTGATCGCCTCGGGGCCCGCCCCGAACTTCTGGCGTGCCCCGACCGACAACGACATCGGCAACGGCCAGCCCGCCAGTAACGGCACCTGGCGCTACGCGGGCAGCGGCCGGAAGGTGACGGGGGTCCAGGTGAGGGCGCTGGGCGACCGGGCCGTCGAGATCACCGTCAGCGGCACCCTGCCCACCTCGACGGAGTCCACCTGCACCACGACGTACACGGTGTTCGGCAACGGCGAGATCAAGGTCGACAACACCCTGCACCCGGGTGCGGCCGGCCTCCCGTACATCCCGGAGGTGGGCACCCTGCTCCTGCTGCCCGGCAGGCTGCGGCATGTGCGCTACTACGGCCGCGGGCCGGACGAGAACTACTGGGACCGCGACAACGGAACCGACGTGGGCCTCCACACCTTCACCGTTCCCGGGAAGCGGACCCCCTACCTCCGCCCTCAGGAGAACGGCAACAGGACGGACGTGCGGTGGGTGGCGCTGACGGACGGCAGCGGCAAGGGGCTGCTCGCCTCCGGTGAGCCGCTGATCGAGTTCAACGCCTCGCACTTCACTCCGGAGGACCTGTCGGCCGGTATCCGCCACGACTACCAGCTGACACCCCGTGACGAAGTCGTACTGCGGTTGAACCACCGGCAGATGGGGGTGGGCGGTGACGACAGCTGGGGGGCGCACACCCACGACGAGTACAAACTGTTCGCGGACCAGGACTACTCGTACACCTACCGGCTGCGGCCGCTGAGCGGCCCCGACGACGCGATGGAGGCCTCGCGCAGGCCGACGTCGACGGAGCCCGACGCGTAG
- a CDS encoding sugar-binding domain-containing protein has translation MPATTPSSDHVRLLVKVARMYHERGIRQPEIAAALNISQPRVSRLLKEAVDRGVVRTIVVSPDGVHAELEDALVGKYGLRDATVVEVEGTGSQVIPALAAATATYLDATLTGGDVIGVSSWSATLLESVNVMRAKTSSVAQEVVQIMGGSGSPEVQLHATRLTGRLAELTGARPVFAPSAALVGSRELRDLLSQEPAMADAMRTWSRMTLALLGIGTLEPSTLLRRSGNAITPEDQETLKELGAVGDVCARYFDIAGNPVDAPFNDRLIGIAPDELRAVERRVGVAGGLEKVDAIRGAVRGEWINILITDVDVARELLAA, from the coding sequence GTGCCGGCGACCACCCCGAGCTCCGACCACGTACGGCTCCTGGTGAAGGTGGCCCGTATGTACCACGAACGGGGCATACGACAGCCCGAGATCGCGGCCGCCCTGAACATCTCGCAGCCCCGGGTCTCCCGGCTGTTGAAGGAAGCGGTGGACCGCGGCGTCGTGCGCACGATCGTGGTGTCTCCCGATGGTGTGCACGCCGAGCTCGAGGATGCCCTCGTCGGCAAGTACGGGCTGCGAGACGCCACGGTGGTGGAGGTGGAAGGCACCGGCTCGCAGGTCATTCCCGCCCTCGCCGCGGCGACCGCCACCTATCTCGACGCGACCCTGACGGGCGGCGACGTCATCGGGGTCTCCTCGTGGAGCGCGACCCTGCTCGAGTCGGTGAACGTCATGCGCGCCAAGACGTCTTCCGTGGCTCAGGAAGTCGTCCAGATCATGGGAGGCTCCGGCAGCCCGGAAGTACAGCTCCACGCCACGCGGCTGACCGGACGGCTCGCCGAACTCACCGGCGCGAGGCCCGTCTTCGCCCCGTCGGCTGCGCTGGTCGGCAGCCGAGAGCTGCGGGATCTGCTCTCCCAGGAGCCCGCCATGGCCGACGCGATGAGGACCTGGTCCAGGATGACCCTCGCGCTGCTCGGGATCGGGACGCTCGAACCCTCGACCCTGCTGCGTCGTTCGGGCAACGCCATCACGCCCGAGGACCAGGAGACCCTCAAGGAGCTGGGCGCTGTCGGAGACGTCTGCGCGCGCTACTTCGACATCGCGGGGAACCCCGTCGACGCGCCGTTCAACGATCGCCTCATCGGCATCGCACCGGACGAACTCCGCGCAGTGGAACGCCGTGTCGGCGTCGCCGGCGGTCTGGAGAAGGTCGATGCCATCCGTGGCGCCGTCCGAGGCGAATGGATCAACATCCTGATCACCGATGTCGACGTCGCCCGGGAGCTGCTCGCCGCCTGA
- a CDS encoding FGGY family carbohydrate kinase has product MKPHILAVDQGTSSTKALLVDGAGDVVARASAPLSQTHPGPGLVEQDALALLDGVHATVSTCLRAAGPCTVTGVALSTQRESVVLWDSVTGLPVAPLVSWQDQRGGERAARLAAEGAGEEIRRRTGLPLDPMFSALKMAALLDEHDPSRTRSRAGRLRLGTVDAFLLHALTGDAVTEMGNASRTQLLSLSTGDWDEDLLRVFDIPRAALSRVVSSTGPFGRITNLPPLASGTPVLAVMGDSHAALFAHAGRREGIVKATYGTGSSVMTVTGSPSPSDSLCTTIAWSTPDGTTFAHEANIRSSGRTITWLAELLDTTPQSLIDLAARSGAGDITLVPAFGGLGAPWWDARAVPVLIGFDLGTDRRSLARAALESVAFQVRDVLAELPGLDEVVADGGLTRSDALMQLQADVADVTVARARHHELSAAGAAHLAGLGAGLWTAAELEERADANRQVFTPAWDEPHRQAAVARWHRGLEAARALGSG; this is encoded by the coding sequence ATGAAGCCTCACATCCTCGCCGTGGATCAGGGAACCAGTTCCACCAAGGCACTTCTGGTGGACGGGGCGGGCGACGTGGTGGCCCGGGCGTCAGCTCCCCTGTCGCAGACGCACCCGGGCCCCGGTCTGGTGGAGCAGGACGCCCTCGCCCTGCTGGACGGTGTCCACGCGACGGTGTCCACATGCCTGCGGGCCGCCGGCCCGTGCACCGTCACCGGTGTGGCACTCAGCACCCAGCGCGAGTCGGTCGTCCTGTGGGACTCCGTCACCGGGCTTCCCGTCGCGCCACTGGTCAGCTGGCAGGACCAGCGGGGAGGCGAGCGTGCGGCCCGGCTCGCGGCAGAGGGCGCGGGGGAGGAGATCCGGCGTCGTACCGGCCTCCCGCTCGACCCGATGTTCTCGGCCCTGAAGATGGCCGCGCTCCTCGACGAGCACGACCCCTCCCGCACGCGCAGCCGCGCCGGCCGACTGCGCCTCGGCACGGTGGACGCCTTCCTCCTGCACGCGCTCACCGGAGACGCCGTCACCGAGATGGGCAACGCTTCCCGTACACAACTGCTCAGCCTCTCCACCGGTGACTGGGACGAGGACCTGCTCCGCGTCTTCGACATCCCTCGCGCGGCCCTGAGCCGGGTCGTGTCCTCCACGGGGCCCTTCGGGCGGATCACCAACCTTCCTCCGCTGGCTTCCGGCACCCCCGTCCTCGCGGTGATGGGCGATTCCCACGCCGCGCTCTTCGCGCACGCGGGCAGGCGCGAGGGGATCGTCAAGGCCACCTACGGGACCGGCTCGTCGGTGATGACCGTGACCGGCTCGCCCTCGCCGTCCGACAGCCTGTGCACCACCATCGCGTGGTCCACCCCTGACGGGACGACGTTCGCCCACGAGGCGAACATCCGTTCCTCGGGACGCACCATCACCTGGCTGGCCGAGCTGCTGGACACCACACCGCAGTCCCTCATCGACCTCGCGGCACGGTCCGGCGCGGGGGACATCACCCTGGTACCCGCCTTCGGCGGTCTGGGCGCCCCCTGGTGGGACGCCCGGGCCGTGCCCGTGCTCATCGGCTTCGACCTGGGAACCGACCGGAGGAGCCTGGCACGTGCCGCCCTGGAGTCCGTCGCCTTCCAGGTGCGGGACGTCCTCGCGGAGCTGCCGGGACTGGACGAGGTCGTCGCCGACGGCGGCCTGACCCGCAGCGACGCCCTCATGCAGTTGCAGGCCGACGTCGCGGACGTCACGGTGGCCCGCGCGCGCCATCACGAACTGTCCGCGGCGGGAGCGGCGCATCTGGCCGGTCTCGGAGCCGGACTGTGGACAGCGGCCGAACTGGAGGAACGGGCCGACGCGAACCGCCAGGTCTTCACACCCGCCTGGGACGAACCGCACCGCCAGGCCGCCGTCGCCCGCTGGCACCGCGGCCTGGAGGCTGCACGCGCACTCGGAAGCGGATGA
- a CDS encoding transketolase C-terminal domain-containing protein: MTAVAEQAPTHDCRADFADQLAELARSDERIVAVCNDSVGSSNLVAFREEFPTRLINVGIAEQDMVGVAAGLANAGFVPFVSAAAPFLTGRALEQIKADVAYTHRHVILCGQSPGMAYGELGPTHHSIEDLSWMRAVPGLEIIVPADPAETRSAVRWAAGSGRPTYLRVPRFKVPAVTPEGAPFAAGRSTCLTNGTDITVIAVGTMVSRALDAAEILGRRGISARVLNMTFVEPLDTEAVVAAARETGAIVTAEEGLLSGGLGAAVARVVTERHPAPMRMLGVHSFAPTGSASFLLEHFGLTAEGIATAACEVLDRV, encoded by the coding sequence ATGACCGCCGTCGCCGAACAGGCACCCACGCACGACTGCCGCGCGGACTTCGCCGACCAGCTCGCCGAGCTGGCCCGCTCCGACGAACGCATCGTCGCGGTCTGCAACGACTCGGTCGGCTCCAGCAACCTGGTCGCATTCCGCGAGGAGTTCCCCACCCGGCTGATCAACGTCGGCATCGCCGAGCAGGACATGGTCGGCGTCGCCGCGGGGCTGGCCAACGCGGGCTTCGTCCCGTTCGTGTCCGCCGCCGCGCCCTTCCTGACCGGCCGCGCCCTGGAGCAGATCAAGGCCGACGTCGCCTACACCCACCGGCACGTGATCCTCTGCGGCCAGAGTCCGGGCATGGCTTACGGAGAGCTGGGCCCCACCCACCACTCGATCGAGGACCTGTCCTGGATGCGAGCGGTGCCCGGACTGGAGATCATCGTGCCGGCGGATCCGGCCGAGACCCGCAGCGCGGTGCGCTGGGCCGCCGGCTCCGGAAGGCCGACGTACCTGCGCGTCCCTCGGTTCAAGGTCCCCGCGGTGACCCCGGAAGGGGCCCCGTTCGCCGCAGGCCGGTCCACGTGCCTGACGAACGGTACCGACATCACCGTGATCGCCGTGGGCACGATGGTCTCGCGCGCCCTGGACGCAGCCGAGATCCTGGGGCGACGCGGAATCTCCGCCCGTGTCCTCAACATGACGTTCGTCGAACCGCTGGACACGGAGGCCGTGGTGGCCGCCGCCAGGGAGACCGGCGCCATCGTGACGGCGGAGGAGGGGCTCCTCTCCGGCGGCCTGGGAGCTGCCGTCGCCCGCGTCGTCACCGAACGGCATCCCGCCCCCATGCGCATGCTCGGTGTGCACTCCTTCGCGCCGACCGGCAGCGCGTCCTTCCTGCTTGAACACTTCGGCCTCACGGCCGAGGGCATCGCCACCGCCGCGTGCGAGGTCTTGGACCGGGTGTGA
- a CDS encoding transketolase: protein MTRTPRTAAPLAADEAAAEAYRRRSARLRAESPAGAAADLAEISASVRRDILTTIQAAGMGHVGGDLSVTDLLVTALWGTLRLDPSRPDAPERDRFVLSKGHCAAALYSTLASCGFFPRERLSDFMAPLSPLNGHPARLRVPGVETNTGPLGHGFPVATGCALGARLSGEEWRTVVVLGDGEMQEGSNWEAAMTAAHHQLSNLTAVVDRNGLQQGARTEDTTSLDPLDEKWAAFGWEVRHVDGHDHRAVKEAYAPSATGRPVAVIARTVKGKGVPFMEDRVEWHHKVPTDEQVRLALEGLSR from the coding sequence GTGACCCGCACGCCGCGTACCGCGGCGCCCCTCGCGGCCGACGAGGCGGCAGCCGAGGCCTACCGCAGGCGCAGCGCACGGCTGCGCGCGGAGTCACCGGCCGGGGCCGCCGCGGATCTCGCCGAGATCTCCGCCTCCGTGCGCCGCGACATCCTCACCACCATCCAGGCGGCCGGCATGGGCCACGTCGGCGGTGACCTGTCGGTGACCGACCTGCTGGTGACCGCCCTGTGGGGCACCCTGCGGCTCGATCCGTCGCGGCCGGACGCCCCGGAGCGTGACCGATTCGTCCTCAGTAAGGGACACTGCGCCGCCGCGCTGTACTCGACGCTGGCCTCGTGCGGGTTCTTCCCCCGGGAGCGTCTGAGCGACTTCATGGCTCCGCTGTCCCCTCTCAACGGGCACCCCGCACGGCTCAGGGTGCCGGGGGTCGAGACCAACACGGGCCCACTCGGACACGGCTTCCCCGTCGCCACCGGCTGTGCGCTCGGTGCGCGGCTGAGCGGCGAGGAATGGCGCACCGTCGTCGTCCTCGGTGACGGAGAGATGCAGGAGGGCAGCAACTGGGAGGCCGCGATGACCGCTGCCCACCACCAGCTGTCCAACCTGACGGCCGTCGTGGACCGCAACGGGCTCCAGCAGGGAGCCCGCACGGAGGACACCACCTCCCTGGACCCGCTGGACGAGAAGTGGGCCGCCTTCGGGTGGGAGGTGCGCCACGTCGACGGTCACGACCACCGAGCCGTCAAGGAGGCGTACGCGCCGTCGGCGACCGGCCGTCCCGTCGCGGTGATCGCCCGTACGGTCAAGGGGAAAGGGGTTCCTTTCATGGAGGACCGCGTCGAGTGGCACCACAAGGTCCCCACCGACGAGCAGGTCCGTCTCGCACTGGAGGGGCTCAGCCGATGA
- a CDS encoding sugar phosphate isomerase/epimerase family protein, which translates to MQPHEGEPVYGAGVWHFATYVDRYATDGYGEPRTVLDAIELAGSVGGLSVLDLNWPFPPGDISTEQVKEALAEQGLSAIAVTPEFYTGRFAKGGFTNPDPGIRREAIDLVAASAEVGRELGVDYIKLWPGQDGYDYPFQADYSDLWDKSVDAVRELAQSFPDLKFAIEYKPREPRNRMVFSSVARTLLAIEDMRVDNVGVLLDFGHSLYGGETPAEAARLAIARDKLFAIDVNDNFRGWDDDMVVGSVHLLETFEFFHALDDAGWEGVWQLDQFPFREDPVEAARAGIRTMRAFHRALGYLDREELVAARSAQDALSAQRIAKRALFRALAESESE; encoded by the coding sequence ATGCAGCCCCATGAAGGTGAACCTGTTTACGGCGCGGGGGTCTGGCACTTCGCCACCTACGTCGACCGTTACGCCACGGACGGATACGGCGAGCCGCGTACCGTTCTCGACGCGATCGAACTGGCGGGATCCGTCGGAGGCCTGTCGGTCCTCGACCTCAACTGGCCTTTCCCCCCGGGGGACATCAGCACCGAGCAGGTCAAGGAGGCGCTGGCCGAGCAGGGACTGAGCGCCATCGCCGTGACACCCGAGTTCTACACAGGCCGTTTCGCGAAGGGCGGCTTCACCAATCCCGATCCGGGCATCCGGCGTGAAGCGATCGACCTGGTGGCCGCCTCCGCCGAGGTCGGGCGGGAACTCGGCGTCGACTACATCAAGCTGTGGCCTGGCCAGGACGGCTACGACTACCCCTTCCAGGCCGACTACAGCGATCTGTGGGACAAGTCGGTTGACGCGGTGCGGGAGCTCGCCCAGTCCTTCCCCGACCTCAAGTTCGCGATCGAGTACAAGCCGCGGGAGCCCCGCAACAGGATGGTCTTCTCGTCCGTCGCCCGGACGCTGCTGGCGATCGAGGACATGCGCGTGGACAACGTCGGCGTCCTGCTCGACTTCGGCCACTCGCTGTACGGCGGTGAGACGCCGGCCGAGGCGGCCCGGCTGGCCATCGCCCGCGACAAGCTCTTCGCCATCGACGTCAACGACAACTTCCGGGGTTGGGACGACGACATGGTCGTCGGTTCCGTCCATCTCCTGGAAACCTTCGAGTTCTTCCACGCCCTCGACGACGCCGGCTGGGAGGGAGTGTGGCAGCTGGACCAGTTCCCCTTCAGGGAGGACCCGGTCGAGGCCGCGCGTGCCGGGATCCGCACCATGCGGGCTTTCCACCGGGCCCTGGGCTACCTCGACCGGGAGGAGCTCGTCGCCGCCCGGTCCGCGCAGGATGCCCTGAGCGCTCAGCGCATCGCCAAGCGCGCGCTGTTCCGGGCGCTGGCGGAGAGCGAGTCCGAGTGA
- a CDS encoding alpha/beta hydrolase, giving the protein MGDYADLPGVRTWYETEGTGSPLVLLHGGFCTNETWGELRADLAAAHRVLLPERRAHGHTPDVEGPLTYQDMADDTVAFLETVVGEPAHLVGWSDGGVVALLVAAARPDLVRKAVVIGANFRPGPECFVEPAMLDAMTPDGDDLAFFREMYEAVAPDGAGHWPVVAAKVIDMWRTQPTLTAGDLARIEAPVLTMVGDDDLMTLEHTAALYRAIPGAQLVVVPGASHLVPLEKPGVVGRLILDHLAQDAVETMMPVLRAPTPPSH; this is encoded by the coding sequence ATGGGTGACTACGCGGACCTTCCTGGTGTCAGGACGTGGTACGAGACCGAGGGGACCGGCAGTCCGCTGGTCCTCCTGCACGGGGGATTCTGCACCAATGAGACCTGGGGCGAGCTCCGTGCCGACCTCGCCGCCGCCCACCGCGTCCTCCTGCCCGAGCGGCGCGCGCACGGGCACACCCCTGACGTCGAAGGGCCGCTCACCTACCAGGACATGGCCGACGACACGGTGGCCTTCCTGGAGACGGTCGTGGGGGAGCCTGCGCATCTCGTGGGCTGGAGCGACGGGGGAGTCGTCGCGCTGCTCGTCGCGGCCGCCCGCCCGGACCTGGTGCGCAAGGCCGTGGTGATCGGGGCCAACTTCCGGCCCGGCCCCGAGTGCTTCGTCGAGCCCGCGATGCTCGACGCGATGACGCCGGACGGGGACGACCTGGCGTTCTTCCGGGAGATGTACGAGGCCGTCGCGCCCGACGGCGCGGGCCACTGGCCGGTGGTGGCGGCGAAGGTGATCGACATGTGGCGCACCCAGCCGACGCTCACCGCCGGGGACCTGGCCCGTATCGAGGCGCCCGTCCTCACCATGGTGGGAGACGACGACCTGATGACGCTGGAGCACACGGCAGCCCTGTACCGCGCGATCCCGGGGGCACAGCTGGTTGTCGTCCCCGGTGCCTCCCACCTGGTGCCGCTGGAGAAGCCGGGCGTGGTCGGCCGGCTGATCCTCGATCATCTCGCGCAGGACGCGGTGGAGACGATGATGCCCGTCCTGCGCGCGCCGACACCGCCGTCCCACTGA